The following are encoded in a window of Nocardioides houyundeii genomic DNA:
- a CDS encoding M23 family metallopeptidase, whose translation MISRQSASSSRTSAAPQVVVPSPVPLSTVAETPVAPAPTTGGKRAARPAPKSRAASTAKSPRSARPVRPTRPVKPVRPSSPDPASATISRTPAVEALAAGGRRRADKHTGRGALLKSLPSAPILAGVAALAISAGGAITATPTLADADDASPQLTSATALSTAADTGLLADRTAVVTRDSRRVAKSERSEAKLQAKAEAMTQQRTEALQTMTAKMEQRAAKIKADQWVLPVAGYRLTASFGMSSSLWSTSHTGLDFAAPSGTPLRAVANGVVTGVGYDGSYGNKTTLLLEDGTEIWYCHQTSTSVSVGDRVVGGQTIGTVGSTGNSTGPHLHLEVRPGSGGPVDPYSALQAHGLQP comes from the coding sequence TTGATCTCCCGCCAGTCCGCGTCGAGCAGCCGCACCAGTGCCGCTCCGCAGGTAGTCGTTCCCTCCCCCGTTCCGCTGAGCACCGTCGCCGAGACCCCGGTCGCCCCCGCGCCCACCACCGGTGGCAAGCGTGCCGCCCGCCCCGCTCCCAAGTCCCGCGCCGCGTCGACGGCCAAGTCCCCGAGGTCCGCGCGTCCCGTGCGGCCCACCCGGCCCGTGAAGCCGGTCCGGCCGTCCTCGCCCGACCCGGCCTCCGCCACCATCTCCCGCACGCCCGCCGTCGAGGCCCTGGCCGCCGGCGGCCGACGCCGTGCGGACAAGCACACCGGGCGCGGCGCCCTGCTCAAGAGCCTGCCCTCAGCCCCGATCCTGGCCGGCGTCGCAGCACTGGCCATCTCCGCCGGCGGCGCCATCACGGCGACGCCCACCCTCGCCGACGCCGACGACGCCTCCCCCCAGCTGACCTCGGCCACCGCACTGTCGACGGCCGCTGACACCGGCCTCCTCGCGGACCGCACCGCAGTGGTCACCCGTGACTCCCGCCGCGTCGCGAAGTCCGAGCGGTCCGAGGCCAAGCTCCAGGCCAAGGCCGAGGCGATGACGCAGCAGCGCACCGAGGCCCTGCAGACGATGACCGCCAAGATGGAGCAGCGCGCCGCCAAGATCAAGGCCGACCAGTGGGTCCTGCCGGTCGCGGGCTACCGCCTCACGGCCTCCTTCGGGATGTCCAGCAGCCTCTGGTCCACCTCGCACACCGGGCTGGACTTCGCCGCTCCCTCGGGCACTCCGCTGCGGGCCGTGGCCAACGGCGTCGTGACCGGGGTCGGCTATGACGGCTCCTACGGCAACAAGACCACGCTCCTGCTCGAGGACGGCACCGAGATCTGGTACTGCCACCAGACGTCGACCAGCGTGAGCGTCGGAGACCGGGTCGTCGGCGGCCAGACCATCGGCACGGTCGGCTCCACCGGCAACTCCACCGGCCCCCACCTGCACCTCGAGGTCCGCCCCGGCAGCGGCGGTCCGGTCGACCCCTACTCGGCCCTGCAGGCTCACGGCCTCCAGCCCTGA